The Anopheles maculipalpis chromosome 3RL, idAnoMacuDA_375_x, whole genome shotgun sequence genomic sequence CACTCCAAAAACCAGCTTCAATACTACGCTGCTTCAGGGAGACACCCCAGATCCGTTGCAGCGCACTATGTGAATCGCACAATTGCAGTTTTTTGCTCGTTATTGCCAACTACCGACTGATTTTTCTTGTCCGTTGAACCTTTTCCACAATCACAATTTATCGCTTGCAAAGCTCAGTGCGTTAAACATTCCTCTTTAACACTTTACAACTGGTAGGTCCACCGGTCATCCAAATTTGCGTCCTACTACGCTTGCGTCCAGATAGAATCGATATCATGAATTCACTCTTTCTACCTCcatttctctcactctcattATAATGCGTGTTATACGAGCATTACGATGCCCGTGGTGTATGTAATTCTGCTCCGTTGTTCAGCTCTGGCTGCTAACTgcattttgaattaaaatatgtCACACATTTACCCCCCGAAACGTATATTTAAACTAACCTTTTTGTTCCATTCAAACCGCGGGAGCCGCAAGACCGGGAACGAATTTTCAGAAGCATCCGCGGCAACAGCACAAACGATAATATCAGACTATTTTTCCATCACCATTGTTGTGTGCCGTTGCCGAACCGGACGGCCAACATCCGGGGCACAGCATGGTAATGAATCCCGTACGCACTCtgttttgctccaaaaattactttcacttttcttcgCTTGTGCGTGATTTTGCAAGGCGCATTGTATACAAACTTCCGTTGAAATGCAATGTAGTGATAATGTGCGGTTGGACCATGATGCAGTCATCAGCTTGTCAACAAACGAACCATTCGTGTATATGACAGCAGCTGACTAGGACGCGTTTAATTTGGCTTTTATAGCGcttagtttgttttgtttgctatgaAGCATAGGTTTCAGTCAGTATTTCATAAAATAGCTCTATTTTATTGGTCGAATCTACGTTTTTGTCGACCATTTAATTGATCCTGTTGAATGGTTCATAGCAAAGTGATATGAGCCAACCTTATCCACGCACAGTCGCACAGCACGTCAAAACCGTTGTGACGTTTCGGATGATTTTTCGCTTGACAAAGTAGGAAGagcagctaaaaaaaaaacaaaaagggctACTTTTCTTCAGCGTACACACAACAGTGGTTTTACTCCCCGTACAAAGAAGAAAGTCAAGGCCCAGAAGAGTAAAATTGATTGGTTTGGTTAGTTAGCAACTGTAGCGGAGTGCAGATTTCTCAGACACATCCCTGAACAGCGTAGTTCCGCTAACAGCAGtagaagtagcagcagcagcaccaccaccattcggATGGCTATCAACGAAAACACAACCGAGTCGTCGTTCCACAGCTCGGGGAATGGAGGCAGTGATTCAGCTTCCGCcctgcggatgctgctcgaGCAACTGCTGCTCCAAAGTGTCAACAGTGGCGATGCCAACTTTTTCACCGAAGCCGAATATCAAAAGATATGTGAATGTATCGTGGTACTGCTAGTGGCGGACCAGATCGATGCCACGACCAAGCACGAAATACGCAGCCTTCGTTCGTTGGCAGACATCATTACGAAGCAGTTCCAGCAGCTGATCGAACGGAAAGCGTTCCGGGAGCTGGTGAAGGATTGTCTAGAAAAGATGTATACGGCAGATGCGCTGTCCGTAAAGAAGCTCCCGTCGCCATTCGCCACAATCATGCTGGCACTGATGGACCCGAAACAGGGCGTTGCGTGGATTCTGTCTAAAAACATGATCGACGAACATATCAGAAAAATTCTCAACGTTTTCATCGACTGGCTGTGTAAGATAAATTTTGCGCCAAATTTGAACATTTGGATCATACAGATGGTGGAAGGCTTGATGGTAAGTGGTGAGAGGAGGTACTTTTTATAAGAAAAAACACGCATTTCACAACTAATATTGCAGGCTAAGGGCAGaacaaattgcattttgaacGTACGGAAGGATAAACTGAAGCAATGCAAAGAAGTGATGCTGCTTCCGCATTACCAACAGCAGGTTGGTCCCGTGATCAATTGTCTGGAATCGTGTGGAGATCTGCAATCGGTAAGCGTTCACACATTTAAGAAAGGAAGCGGTTAGAAATTCGATCACTAATACATAGTTACATCTCATTTCCAGGACAACGTTCGTTTGAACTATACATGTAACGATCGTTATGAGAGTACTGCGGACGTTGAAAATAGCTTGATTCGTTCGAATGCCCGTGTAGGGCTGGTCAATTTGGGCAATACGTGCTACATGAACAGTGTGGTACAAGCGCTGGCCATGACAAAACAGTAagattccttttttccccccacgTAACAACATTGTTTGAAAACTTCTTCTGATTCTGTCTAGATTTTGCACGGAAGTTTTGCTGAAGCAAATCGACGCACCACCATTCTCGGAAGTGCAGCAACTGCTTGCCCTGCTGATCCATTCACGGCGGCCAGAACTAACTCCACGGGCAGTGCTTGCATCGACAAGACCACCCGGATTTGCACCTGGCTATCAGCAGGATTCGTCGGAATTTTTAAGCTATTTGCTCGATCGTTTGCACGAGCAGGAGAAAAAACTGTTGCAGGCAGTCCAGCCCCATAATGCACCACCGCCTCCGGCGGCCaataatggtggtggtggaggggGCGGCAGTGGCGGTGCCACAGGTACTAGCAAAACCCTAGTACAGAAAACGTTCGAGGGTCAACTTTCGGTCGGCTGTTTGTGTGCAGTTTGTAACAGCTCGAACCACACAAACGAAACGTTCCGTTCGTTGGATCTGTCTTTTCCGGATGACAGTGAGCTGTCGCAGGCCGCCGGTGACGATGGTGCACATTCGGTCCAGAAGCTGCTCGATTACTTTTGCTCTTCCGAGAAGCTGGTCGGTGAGAATCAATACTTCTGTGATCGCTGTCAGCAGTTGCGCGATTGTGAGCGTTCCGTTACGGTAACGGTACCACCACAAAATCTGATTCTCACCATTAAACACTTCCGATACGACCAGACGCGAAATTTGCGTGCGAAGCTAATGAACAAGATACTACACAACGAGGACATTTCGCTTACTGTGACGGATGCGGCGGGCCATTGCCGTCAACTGCACTATCGCAACTATGCCGTAGTCGTACACTACGGTACTAGCATGGACTCGGGACACTACTACACGTACGCACAAGATGGTACGGGCACGTGGTTCAAGTTTAACGACAACTATGTAACGGAATGCACAACCAGTGAGCTACAGAACATACCGAGTCCCAACACACCGTACATTCTCTTCTACCAGCTGGTGGCGAACGGTGCGTCGGAAGCTCCGCAAACCACCGCAACCAGTGCCGGCCAAACGCACGGATCATCGTACGGTGAGATGAGCGGCGTCGACGGTGGCGGAATGCAGGGAAACTTTCCCGCCTTAAATGAGCTGCCCACTCGGCTACAGGAATTTGTGCGCGATGACAATCTCCTGTACCACCGGGAAGTGCAGGAACAGCGTGATAAGAAAGCCTCCAAAATGCCACTCCTGTCGTTTGGTGGAAGTGGAGGAAATCGGCGCCAGTCGGACGATTATGATGATCCACCGCCAAGCTCGTGCGGAAGCAAATGGTTGCAGTCGTCAAATAACTTTATCTTTTAAAAGCTCGTTCCGTTGTTGTGTGATTCTTTGGACCCCATGCCCGATGTCCATACATGACCCATGCTCTTACACACCTTCCattacatcctttttttttcgacatgATCATGGCTGGCAGGCTGACATGAGACATGGGATGGCTCATTGATCAGTTGTTACTAAATATAAAGGAactaaaaatggttttaaggtgtgcaattgttttatttctttctttccgaaCTATTAAATAAGTTATGGTATAATAAGTACGCTAGTATTTTTTAAGTAGTACCCAAGGAGATGTACTTAAGGCGGGCTTACAGCAATCAAAATCAGGTCGTCATTACAATAGTCATTTTATAGGCCCCGCTTTGTTTGCAATAGTTCCCTTGAGTGCTTCATCGAAAGTGCACCAAATTTGTACACCGGCTTGTTCGGAAGTAATTCTCGATAATCGAGTCATCCAGAAATTGTAGTTCTTGGCCAGCCCACCTTTTATACATCTCCTTGTTAGTACCTTGCAAGGACGGCATTCTATTTTGAATGATTCAAGACAGCAAAAGATCTTTTGAAAacgtttttgtctgtttctTTGTCGCAATCCAACGTTGCCAAATGCTAAATTGCGTGTCGTCAAAATTAGTTGATACTCGCAGATAGTACAAAACTGTGTAAAATGGGATGCCTATGTGAGTACAAAatagttctgcaaaaaaaatcactcactGTTACTGCAAGAGAGTTTTGCACATATTTCTGTAGATTTAAAATCCCAGAATTACATCGCATCGGAAGCTGTCAATTCCTTCCTCTGTcgcacaaaaacagcaacaacaatt encodes the following:
- the LOC126564210 gene encoding ubiquitin carboxyl-terminal hydrolase 35, coding for MAINENTTESSFHSSGNGGSDSASALRMLLEQLLLQSVNSGDANFFTEAEYQKICECIVVLLVADQIDATTKHEIRSLRSLADIITKQFQQLIERKAFRELVKDCLEKMYTADALSVKKLPSPFATIMLALMDPKQGVAWILSKNMIDEHIRKILNVFIDWLCKINFAPNLNIWIIQMVEGLMAKGRTNCILNVRKDKLKQCKEVMLLPHYQQQVGPVINCLESCGDLQSDNVRLNYTCNDRYESTADVENSLIRSNARVGLVNLGNTCYMNSVVQALAMTKQFCTEVLLKQIDAPPFSEVQQLLALLIHSRRPELTPRAVLASTRPPGFAPGYQQDSSEFLSYLLDRLHEQEKKLLQAVQPHNAPPPPAANNGGGGGGGSGGATGTSKTLVQKTFEGQLSVGCLCAVCNSSNHTNETFRSLDLSFPDDSELSQAAGDDGAHSVQKLLDYFCSSEKLVGENQYFCDRCQQLRDCERSVTVTVPPQNLILTIKHFRYDQTRNLRAKLMNKILHNEDISLTVTDAAGHCRQLHYRNYAVVVHYGTSMDSGHYYTYAQDGTGTWFKFNDNYVTECTTSELQNIPSPNTPYILFYQLVANGASEAPQTTATSAGQTHGSSYGEMSGVDGGGMQGNFPALNELPTRLQEFVRDDNLLYHREVQEQRDKKASKMPLLSFGGSGGNRRQSDDYDDPPPSSCGSKWLQSSNNFIF